The region GCCTGTCAGCACATACGGTTCGGTGAAAATGCCAAACATCAAGCCGACCGCCAAAATCGTCACGGTATAAAACGAAGGATACAGCATCGGAATCGTCACGTGCCAAACCCGCTTCCAGCCGACCGCCCCATCGATTTCGGCCGCTTCATACACTTCTTTCGGGATGTTTTCCAACCCGGACAAAAACAGCAGCGCATAATATCCGACAAACTTCCACGCCATCATGAGCGCAATGACGAGCGGGGCTAATATCGGCGACCCGAGCCAGTCAATATCCCAGCCAAACGCGTCTCGCAAAAATTGATTCAATGGGCTGTTGTAGGAAATGACGCCTTTCACGACGATCGATGACGCCACCCCTGACGCCAAGTACGGCAAAAAATATCCGACGGCAAACAATCCTTTCCACCGAGGAAGATGGTGAAGGATCAGCGCCAAAAACAGCGAGCCTGCAATCACGATCGGCACGAACATCAACATAAACTTATACGTCACCCAAAACGCCGCCCGCACGCTCGGGCTGAAGAAAGCGTCAATGAAGTTTTGCATTCCAACTGTCTCGTATTCTGGAGAAATCAAGTTCCAGTTCGTAAAAGCGAGATATAACGCCCAAAACAGGGGAATCAAAAAGAAAACAGAGGAATAGACAAGGTATGGGCTGGCAAGCAGCCAACCCACTTTTGTTGCCTGTTTATTCATGTTATTTTAACACCCCGTTAATCGCCTTTTCCATGTCCTCCCACGCTTTGTCTGGGGTTTTCTCTCCTTTTACAACCGGATTCAACGCCTCTTTGCCGATCAGCTCTTGAATCTCAACCATTTTCGCGTTGTCCATCGGCGGTATGGCGTTCGGAATGTTTTCCGCATACAGTTTCAGCTGCGGATTTTGTTCAAAATAGGAGACAAACGCCTCGTTCGTCGACAAGTCGTCCCGCGCCGGCGGCAAATTCGTTTCCTTCAGCCATTCCAAATCGTTTTGCGGGTCAGAATACACCCATTTGACAAAATCAAACGCGGCTTGTTGCTGCTCTTTCGTGGCCGAAGCGTAAATGACCAGCCCTTTTGTATCGGCGAACGTTTTCGCCTGCGACGGGTCCATGCCATCAGGCACAGGCGGCATCGACAAAACGTATTTCTCGTTAAACTTCATTTCCGGAAACTTCTCGGCCCAATACGGGAACGCCCACGGCCCTAAATCGGACATCACGGATGTACCGCTTTCAAACGGGTCTTTCGTCTCTTTCATCAACACGAGCTTGTTTTTGCTTAAATCAGCGAAAAACTGGAGCGTCTTCACCCCTGCGTCACGATCCGCACTCAACTTGTTCCCATCGATGAAATGCATCCCATTCGACGCCGCATTGTAAATCATAAAGAAGTCAAACCATCTCGCCCACCACGTCGGCTTGGCCAAGTCGGCTCTCGCCCATAGAAACTTGTTCGGATATTTTTCTTTCAGCTTTTTGCCGACTTCAATGACTTCGCTGTACGTCTTCGGCGGAGCGTTATATCCCAATTCTTTCAGAATATCGATTCGCCACCCAAACAGCATAGCGTTTGAGTAAATCGGCAGCACATATTGATGGCCATCGGCAAATTTCCATGTTGAAATCGTGCTCTTCATTTGCCGCTTGGCGATTACATCATCAAACCCTTCAATTTGGTCGAGCGGCACAATCGCCCGGCTGTCCGCCAGCTGCGCGGCAAACCCGCGGGAGATGTTTTCCGAAATGACCGGCGCGTTTCCCGCCGCAATCGCCGACTGAATTCCCGCCTCCGAAGAAGGGCTTTCCGGCATCGGCGATACTTTGATTTTCACGTTTTGATGCTCTTCCATATAGCGGTCCGCCATCTTCTTCCAGAATGCTTGCTGCGTCGGGTTCGGCGCCGCCCAAAAATCAATTTGTACGGTCGATCCTCCCTTCTTCTGCCCTTGTTCCTTCTCCGTCTGTCCTTGACAACCTGTTCCAATCACCGCGGCAGCCATCAACAACGCAGCCAGCTTGAACCACTTGCGCTGGTTCATCGTCCATTCCCCCCTTGTATGGATGAGCAGTCGATAAAACGCTTACATAAACAAACGCCTCAGAAAACCCTTCCCTTCTCATGACAAATCACTGAGACGGACAACTTTGTCAACTAAAATTAAATGTTTTTATCACGTTACAATGACATTATTTCATGATTTTAATAAATAGTCAACTTCTTTTTGCAGAAAAGACAAGAAAAATAATGAACGTTGACACAAGGCATTAACTTGACAATTAATATTTGTAACGTTACAATACCGTTCCGTATATAATATATTTTTTTCCGGAGGTTTGCATGTCTTTCATTTTCACAAGGAGGTATACTTGAACTAAAGAAAGCAAGAAACCAAACGCCGCGAAAGCGGAAACAACCTTCAAGATTTCGATGTATACTTGAACTATGAGAAACGAGAAATCGCAATTGTCGCCCTTGTCGGCAAAAAATAGCGAACAAGTGGAGGTAGTGCATGAAAAAACGCGTCACCATGCAAGACATCGCCGATCGATTGAACATTTCCAAAAACTCGGTCTCTCAAGCGCTGCGCGGCAAAGAAGGGGTCAGTGAGGAAACGAGGGAACTTGTGAAGCGCGTGGCCAAAGAAATGGGGTATGAATATCCCGCCTCCCGCGCGAAATCGCGCGGCAAACCGCCGAAACAAATCGCGCTCATCGCCTCCGACCGCACGTTTTCATTGAAATTTTTCGGCGAAATTTATTTAAGCATTGAACAGGAAGCACTGTCACGCGGCATGAAGCTGCACATCCAATCGGTGAACAAAGAGCAAAAAGAACAGCTTCTTTTGCCTTCGTTCATCGAGGAAAAACAAGTCGACGGGGTGATCGTCCTTTCCCATATCAGCACCGAGTACATTCAACAAATCATCGCCACGGGCATCCCGACCGTCCTTGTCGACCATCACCACCCGAACATTCCAGCCGATGCGGTGCTGACGAACAATCGGTTCGGAGCGTATGCCGCCGTCCAGCATCTTCTCGAGCTGAACCATACCGACATCGCGTTTGTCGGCGACATCAACTACTCGCCGAGCTATCAAGAACGGTATGAAGGGTACTTATTGGCGTTGAAAGACTATGGGGTGAAACCGAACGAGGAGTGGATGTTCCGCCACGCGCAAGAGGACGAGACCGCCATCGCGAGCTACATCCGCGGACTGAAACATCAGCCGACCGCCTGGTTTTGCGTCAACGACGGACTTGGCTTTTTCGTCACCACCGCCCTGCAACAATACGGACTAAAAGTGCCCGATGACGTTTCCGTCTGCAGTTTTGACAACGGCCAGCTGTCGCAAATCGCGACGCCGAAAATCACGACTGTTGACATCGACCTGAAGCGCTACGGCAAACGAGCAGTGGAGCTTTTGCTCTGGCGTTGGGACAACCCGAATGAACCATTTCAAGAAGTGTTATTGTCCACAAAACTAATCAAGCGGGAATCAACAGCAGCGAAACAGAAGCGCTAGGGCGGGGCCGGCCTTTTGCCCCGCCTGTTTGCCCAAGACGTTCGGTGATTTATTTCCATTCACTTGGAGTTGCCTTGTTTCATTTCCTCAATCTCTGTCACAGGCAATCCGGTCAGTTCGTGAATCGTTTGCGCATCAACCCCTTTCATCAACATCCGTTTCGCAATTTGCCGTTTTTCTTGTTTGGCTCCTTCTTCCCGCCCTTCGATTTTTCCCTTTTGCTCGTAAGAAATGATGAATTCCAACACCTGTTCTTTTTCCTTCGCCTTCATTTGCTCCACCTCGTTTCGCAATTGTTGTTCTTCCTCATCGGACAATTTGACATACGTTTCAAAAAAGCCGATCAGCAGACGCTGCCTTGCCTTGTCTAGCTCGAGACGCACCAACATGCGCAAAAATTGCTTTTTCAGTTCCACTCGTTCATCTTCAGTATAGCCCATTTTGCCAAGCAGCGCAGCCGCCACCGGATTGTCGGTGCGGAGAAACTGGCGCCAGTTTTGCTTGCGTAGCTCCACAGAGAAAAAGTGAAAGTCAAGCACATCACCAAACGGAAAAGAGAGCGTGAACGAGGAGGGTTCGTTGCGGATGGCATCATAGCTGAAAACAGCAATCGGAATGATCGGCGTGCGGTATTTCTCAAACAAGCGGCTGAAGTAAAGAAACATTCGCTCCGGAGGACTGATTTTCCACGTGAACAATGATCACCCCATCTTCCCCTTTGAACTTCGTTTTCACCAGCAAGTCTACCCGATACTTCTCCCCAGCCGTTACGTCCGTAAACAACTCTTCGGACAAAAACGACAAACGGCTGAAATCGATATGCTCGTGCATATCCGGGAAAAAGAGAAGCACAAATTCCTCAAAAAACGTCTGCAGCAGCTCCTTGAACAACCGGTCGTGATCGATCGCCATACATTCACCTCACATGAATAGGTTTCGTATTTTCTTTTTCGACACCATCAGGCAAAATCCTGTCCATGGCACAAAAAATGGTCGTCTCGTTTCGAGAAGAGACAACCAAGACACCAGCTACAAATGTGCAGTCTTCTCCGTTTCACCACTTGCACGCGCGACACCGAAGCAGAGCGACTTTACCACATCCCCGCCTTTCTTCCGCCCCCCACCGCCTTCGCCCGGCGGAAGCGGGCGCTCATGTCATCCATCCCCCCGCTGCCAAACATCACACCAACGACGATGAACAGAAATCCAGCCAGCTGCATCCATGAAATCGGCTCGCCAAGCAGCCAATGCGCCCCAAGAAGCGAAAAGAGCGGATTCAAATTAATGAACACCGCTGACTCGGCGGGGCCGAGGTGCTGCACAGCATGGTTGTAAAACATATGGCCAAGCGCCGTCGCCACGACCGCCGAAGCAAGGAAAATGAGCCAAAGTGGCGGCGTGCCCTCTTTCAAACTCGATAGGCCGCTCGGCTCGAGGACGAGGCTTAAGACAAACAGCCAAAGCGACCCGAAGACGAGCATCCACCCGGTCATCACCCGCGCCTCGACCGTCGCCTTTTTGATCATAATGAAGCTGATCCCTTGCGCCAAGACGGCTAAAAAGACATACACATCCCCGATGGACAAATGGCCGAGGCCGCCGTCGCCGTTTGCGACGACAAACACGACGCCAAAAAACCCGAGCGCGATGCCAAGCAAACGAAACAACGTCGGCCGCTGGCCCAAAAACACAATCGCCAACAGCGCCGTCACAAGCGGCACAAGCCCTAACACAAGACCCGCATTCACCGCCGTTGTCTTCGTCAACCCAACGGCAAGGAAAAAGTGGTGGGCGACGACGCTAAACAAAGCGGCCAAGCCGATCTGTTTCGCCTCCTTCCAACCGACTTTTTGAAGCTTGCCGATCCCCCATAAAAACAAAAGCACGACCAACCCGGCCGTTAGAATGCGCAGCGCCGTCAACGCGACGGGCGAAAAATGCTCTACAAGAATTTTTAACGCCGTCACGTTCAATCCCCAAGCAACCATGATGGCGACCAGCAGCGCATAAATGGATGATTTCCGCATCGTTCTCTACCTCTCCTGCATACTCTGTTTTCAGCGGAACGCCAAAGGAAAAACGGAGCCGATTTACGCTCCGCTTAACTAGAGAAAAAGCACCCTGCAAGCAAAGATACTCGTTCTGCTTTCCCTCTCCTGCCATCTATTGTACTACATCACCGCCCATTTTTTGACGAAAATGCACGTTCTCTTCCCCATATTCCCGACCGTCTTGGCATATCATCGTACCAAGAGAGGAGAGAGGCTGATGTTCCCACGCTACCGACAAAAGAAGATCGCCGCAAGGACAGCTGTTCTCGTTTTGGTCCTCGCCGCCGTTTGCGCCATCGTGCTGTCATTCGTTCTTTCGAGCGAACGCCGCGATGCAAGGCAAGTCGTCGAAACGTTTTACCACTACGAACAAGCAGGGGATTTTGGCAGCTCGTGGGAGCTGTTTCACCCGCTGATGAAAAAGAAATTCCCAAAAGACGTCTACATCCAACGCCGCGCTCATGTCTTTATGCAAGATTTCGGCGCGAAAACGTTCGAATACCGCATCGATGACATCGAGTCGTTGCCTTCATGGTCGATGTCTGATAGAAGCAAGCCGCTCAAAAACGTCTACCGCGTCCGCGTCATCCAGACGTTCCATAGCGCCTTTGGCGTGTTCGAGATTCATCAAGATGTATTTGTCGCTAAGGAGAAAGGGGAATGGAAAATCCTGTTCCCTTACAACTCAAAGCGGTCTGCTTTCTCACACTAGGAAGCTGGTGACGGCTGCTTCCCTCCAATCAGCCGTGCCCGACTGGAGGGAAGAACAAAGTTTTCCAGGCTTCTCAAGTTGAGAAACAACCTTGCGAAACCACGAGTGTTGATTATCCAAAATTATACATACGCCTTCCATAAATTTGGGCATACTCAAACAAAGCAGCGGCCATCCCGGATTTCCAATCGAGAGGAAGCTGCCCAGAGAAAAAACGGCGAACGAACGAAATGAAGGAAAGAGAGACGTTCGTCTGTTTTTTGGTTTGATCATACAGCCATCGCAGCAACACATACGCGATGAACGCCGCAAACAGTTGGTTGTATACCGCATTTTCCGTCGTGCCAAACAAGGTCGGGACATTCAGATATTGCTTCACCCAACGGAAAAAGACCTCAACAGTCCAACGTTGTTGGTACATGTCGGCAATGGTTTCCGCAGACGCATGGAAGAGGTTCGTCACGACCCGAATGTCGCGGCCATTCGCATCTCGAAAGATCACCACCCGGTGACGCTTGGTGGAGCGGCATTGTTTCGTCCCCAACTGGCACGTGAAGTCGGCTTGAACCGATGAGGATGTGCTGGAAAGGCGTTTCAAGCTTTTTTTCTGATGAAGTTCGATGTTGTCCTTCATCCGAATGACAAAGAGCTGATGCTGCTCCACAAATCGATCGAGGCGTTCGATTTTGAAATACGCCCGGTCTTCCACCAGCACTTGTTGAGCGTTCGTCAACTGTTCTCCCACCGGGCCATCA is a window of Geobacillus kaustophilus DNA encoding:
- a CDS encoding substrate-binding domain-containing protein, whose translation is MKKRVTMQDIADRLNISKNSVSQALRGKEGVSEETRELVKRVAKEMGYEYPASRAKSRGKPPKQIALIASDRTFSLKFFGEIYLSIEQEALSRGMKLHIQSVNKEQKEQLLLPSFIEEKQVDGVIVLSHISTEYIQQIIATGIPTVLVDHHHPNIPADAVLTNNRFGAYAAVQHLLELNHTDIAFVGDINYSPSYQERYEGYLLALKDYGVKPNEEWMFRHAQEDETAIASYIRGLKHQPTAWFCVNDGLGFFVTTALQQYGLKVPDDVSVCSFDNGQLSQIATPKITTVDIDLKRYGKRAVELLLWRWDNPNEPFQEVLLSTKLIKRESTAAKQKR
- a CDS encoding carbohydrate ABC transporter permease, with product MNKQATKVGWLLASPYLVYSSVFFLIPLFWALYLAFTNWNLISPEYETVGMQNFIDAFFSPSVRAAFWVTYKFMLMFVPIVIAGSLFLALILHHLPRWKGLFAVGYFLPYLASGVASSIVVKGVISYNSPLNQFLRDAFGWDIDWLGSPILAPLVIALMMAWKFVGYYALLFLSGLENIPKEVYEAAEIDGAVGWKRVWHVTIPMLYPSFYTVTILAVGLMFGIFTEPYVLTGGGPEYATHTWQLEIYNQAFEKLNAGYGTAVAIINSIVTFASIFVFRKVLEKWGGKHGWE
- a CDS encoding extracellular solute-binding protein gives rise to the protein MNQRKWFKLAALLMAAAVIGTGCQGQTEKEQGQKKGGSTVQIDFWAAPNPTQQAFWKKMADRYMEEHQNVKIKVSPMPESPSSEAGIQSAIAAGNAPVISENISRGFAAQLADSRAIVPLDQIEGFDDVIAKRQMKSTISTWKFADGHQYVLPIYSNAMLFGWRIDILKELGYNAPPKTYSEVIEVGKKLKEKYPNKFLWARADLAKPTWWARWFDFFMIYNAASNGMHFIDGNKLSADRDAGVKTLQFFADLSKNKLVLMKETKDPFESGTSVMSDLGPWAFPYWAEKFPEMKFNEKYVLSMPPVPDGMDPSQAKTFADTKGLVIYASATKEQQQAAFDFVKWVYSDPQNDLEWLKETNLPPARDDLSTNEAFVSYFEQNPQLKLYAENIPNAIPPMDNAKMVEIQELIGKEALNPVVKGEKTPDKAWEDMEKAINGVLK
- a CDS encoding IS4-like element IS5377 family transposase, with amino-acid sequence MNKHTTLPNLMQKLVSDEEIQLIAEAVGYRDSSRTFALRELIHFFLLAAMHQWKSFRHGADVGPLYGLPRFHYSTVSKKAKEVPYDIMKRLLALIISKCNRQTRRSLRFPKPLRVVDSTTVTVGKNRLPWAPYHGERAGVKLHVAYSPESSLPADVVETIGLRHDGPVGEQLTNAQQVLVEDRAYFKIERLDRFVEQHQLFVIRMKDNIELHQKKSLKRLSSTSSSVQADFTCQLGTKQCRSTKRHRVVIFRDANGRDIRVVTNLFHASAETIADMYQQRWTVEVFFRWVKQYLNVPTLFGTTENAVYNQLFAAFIAYVLLRWLYDQTKKQTNVSLSFISFVRRFFSGQLPLDWKSGMAAALFEYAQIYGRRMYNFG
- a CDS encoding DMT family transporter; translated protein: MRKSSIYALLVAIMVAWGLNVTALKILVEHFSPVALTALRILTAGLVVLLFLWGIGKLQKVGWKEAKQIGLAALFSVVAHHFFLAVGLTKTTAVNAGLVLGLVPLVTALLAIVFLGQRPTLFRLLGIALGFFGVVFVVANGDGGLGHLSIGDVYVFLAVLAQGISFIMIKKATVEARVMTGWMLVFGSLWLFVLSLVLEPSGLSSLKEGTPPLWLIFLASAVVATALGHMFYNHAVQHLGPAESAVFINLNPLFSLLGAHWLLGEPISWMQLAGFLFIVVGVMFGSGGMDDMSARFRRAKAVGGGRKAGMW